From a single Endozoicomonas euniceicola genomic region:
- the putP gene encoding sodium/proline symporter PutP, producing MIQNSLAITTTFIAYLAMMLAIGVIAYKRTSSSSDYFLGGRTLGPWPAALSAGASDMSGWLLLGLPGYAYAAGIEAFWLAGGLLVGTWLNWLACAKRLRTYSITTDALTLPEYLSRRFNDNSKMIQIISAFFILLFFLFYTSSGLVAGGKLFETVFGLDYTLAVVVGTICVVSYTLFGGFLAVSWTDLVQGLLMAAALMIVPVIAMQDGFGQLPASVEAINPELLTLWYDSKGKPLSAIAIISLVAWGLGYFGQPHILARFKASRTNKDLTTARRIAVVWSGLSMTGAMLVGIVGLIYTANAGGDVLTDGEKIFMLLVNALFHPMIAGILLAAILAAIMSTADSQLLVSSSALAEDFYKQVINREATTEQVVMVGRIGVILLSVIALILAMTPDSSVLSLVSYAWAGFGAAFGPAILLSLYWSGMNRHGAIAGIIVGGVTIVVWKQLTGGIFDIYEIVPGFILSTIAIIAVSSVTNGPDQAVRDQHKAFEKNLVELD from the coding sequence ATGATTCAAAATAGCTTAGCTATTACAACAACGTTTATTGCCTATTTGGCGATGATGCTTGCGATCGGTGTAATTGCTTACAAGCGCACATCCAGCTCAAGCGATTACTTTCTTGGAGGGCGTACACTTGGCCCATGGCCTGCGGCACTGTCGGCTGGCGCATCCGATATGAGCGGATGGTTGCTACTTGGTCTGCCTGGCTACGCCTACGCAGCTGGTATTGAGGCTTTCTGGTTAGCTGGTGGCCTGCTGGTTGGAACCTGGCTAAACTGGCTGGCGTGTGCCAAACGACTGCGTACATACAGTATTACAACGGACGCACTCACCCTGCCTGAATACCTGTCCCGTCGATTCAACGACAACTCTAAGATGATTCAGATTATCTCTGCGTTCTTCATTTTACTTTTCTTCCTTTTTTATACCAGTTCTGGCCTGGTTGCCGGTGGTAAGCTGTTTGAAACCGTATTTGGTTTGGATTATACCCTTGCTGTGGTGGTGGGTACGATCTGTGTGGTTTCTTATACCCTGTTTGGTGGCTTTCTGGCCGTATCATGGACTGACCTGGTTCAGGGTCTGTTGATGGCCGCGGCACTCATGATTGTACCTGTTATTGCGATGCAGGACGGTTTTGGTCAGCTACCGGCTAGCGTAGAGGCAATCAATCCAGAGTTGTTGACACTTTGGTATGACTCTAAAGGAAAGCCGCTATCAGCCATTGCAATTATCTCTTTGGTCGCCTGGGGTCTGGGTTACTTTGGTCAGCCCCACATTCTGGCGCGCTTTAAAGCATCACGCACAAACAAAGATCTAACCACAGCACGTCGCATTGCCGTGGTCTGGTCTGGACTGTCGATGACAGGTGCGATGCTAGTGGGCATTGTTGGTCTAATTTATACCGCCAATGCTGGTGGTGATGTGCTGACCGACGGCGAGAAAATTTTTATGCTACTCGTCAATGCGTTGTTTCACCCCATGATCGCAGGCATCTTGCTGGCTGCCATTCTGGCGGCCATCATGAGTACTGCGGACTCTCAGTTGCTCGTTTCTTCTTCAGCACTTGCAGAAGATTTCTACAAGCAGGTCATCAATAGAGAGGCAACAACAGAACAAGTGGTGATGGTTGGTCGCATAGGAGTCATCCTCCTGTCGGTTATAGCACTGATACTGGCGATGACACCGGATAGCTCTGTGCTTAGCCTGGTTTCTTACGCCTGGGCGGGCTTTGGTGCTGCATTTGGTCCAGCTATTCTGCTAAGCCTTTACTGGTCTGGTATGAATCGTCATGGCGCCATTGCAGGTATCATTGTGGGTGGTGTGACGATTGTCGTTTGGAAGCAGCTGACCGGGGGTATTTTTGATATTTACGAAATTGTCCCCGGATTCATCCTGTCGACAATTGCCATCATAGCCGTAAGCTCTGTGACAAATGGACCGGATCAAGCGGTTCGTGATCAACATAAAGCGTTTGAGAAGAACCTTGTTGAGTTAGACTAA
- a CDS encoding IS110 family RNA-guided transposase translates to MKHNPKPTKAQKRISGHLKTVNLYAAGIDIGSEFHFVAVPEELDDKPVRSFACFTADLEMMAQWLVCIGITTVVMESTGIYWIPAFEMLEEHGLEVRLVNARHVKNVPGRKSDVQDCQWLQQLHTHGLLEGAFRPEDQVCALRAYMRQRETLIRYRASHIQHMQKALRQMNLLLDNVVSDVTGKTGMSIIRSILRGERDPVVLASHRDSHCKQSEKVIAKSLHGHYRAEHLFALKQAVELYDFYEKEIEACDKALENQLSQFDDQVESASLPAKRKSASAPGFDVRAHLYRMTGVDLTAIEGIEENTALKVISETGTDMNRWPTEKHFCSWLGLSPGNKISGGKVLSSKTKRIPNRAASALRMAALTLVNSKSALGAYYRRMRSKLGAPKAITATAHKLARLIYSMLKNGSEYVERGQDYYEEQYRDRVIKNMKKRAEEMGYKLVRVETASPA, encoded by the coding sequence ATGAAGCACAACCCAAAACCCACTAAAGCACAAAAACGAATATCTGGTCATCTTAAAACCGTCAACCTCTACGCGGCAGGCATTGATATTGGCTCAGAGTTCCACTTTGTTGCTGTCCCTGAAGAGCTGGATGATAAGCCTGTCCGGTCTTTTGCCTGCTTCACTGCTGATCTCGAGATGATGGCCCAGTGGCTTGTATGTATCGGGATTACCACCGTAGTCATGGAGTCCACCGGAATATACTGGATTCCTGCTTTCGAAATGCTTGAAGAGCACGGGCTTGAAGTCAGGCTGGTGAATGCACGCCACGTTAAAAACGTCCCTGGTCGTAAAAGTGACGTACAGGACTGCCAGTGGTTACAACAACTGCATACACATGGCTTGCTTGAAGGTGCTTTTCGTCCTGAAGATCAGGTGTGCGCTCTGCGTGCTTACATGCGCCAACGTGAAACCCTGATCCGCTATCGAGCGTCGCACATACAGCACATGCAGAAAGCCTTACGCCAAATGAACCTGCTGCTGGATAATGTCGTTTCGGATGTTACCGGCAAAACCGGGATGAGCATCATTCGTTCCATCCTCAGGGGTGAGCGCGATCCTGTAGTATTGGCGAGCCACCGTGATTCCCATTGCAAGCAATCAGAGAAAGTCATTGCTAAATCATTGCATGGACACTATCGGGCAGAGCATTTGTTTGCTCTGAAGCAGGCCGTTGAGCTTTATGATTTTTACGAAAAGGAAATCGAAGCTTGTGATAAGGCACTTGAGAATCAGCTGAGTCAGTTCGATGATCAGGTCGAAAGCGCCTCATTGCCTGCAAAGAGAAAATCAGCCAGCGCCCCCGGCTTTGATGTAAGAGCTCACCTTTACAGGATGACCGGGGTCGATCTGACAGCGATCGAGGGGATAGAAGAAAATACCGCCCTGAAAGTTATTTCTGAGACAGGGACGGACATGAACCGCTGGCCGACAGAGAAGCACTTTTGTTCCTGGCTGGGGCTGAGTCCCGGAAACAAAATATCCGGGGGAAAGGTGTTAAGCAGTAAGACCAAAAGGATTCCAAACAGGGCTGCTTCAGCTCTGAGGATGGCCGCATTGACACTGGTAAATTCAAAAAGTGCCCTAGGAGCCTATTATCGCCGGATGAGAAGTAAGCTGGGTGCACCCAAAGCGATTACAGCGACTGCACACAAACTTGCACGACTGATTTATAGCATGCTGAAAAATGGATCAGAATATGTTGAGCGAGGTCAGGATTACTACGAGGAGCAGTATCGTGACCGAGTGATTAAAAATATGAAAAAGCGTGCAGAAGAAATGGGGTACAAGCTGGTCAGGGTTGAAACAGCCTCACCAGCTTGA
- a CDS encoding helix-turn-helix domain-containing protein, which yields MDIKPIKTTEDYQSALKEIESLMMAEPGTSEGDRLDVLVTLVEDYERRHCPLDLPDPVAAIQFRMEQEGLSAKDLEPMIGKRNRVYEVLNRKRPLTLKMIWRLHQMLGIPAESLIKQPL from the coding sequence GTGGATATTAAACCGATAAAAACGACTGAAGACTATCAGTCCGCACTGAAAGAAATCGAGTCACTTATGATGGCCGAGCCTGGTACTTCCGAAGGCGACAGGCTGGATGTTTTGGTTACATTGGTAGAGGATTACGAGCGTCGTCACTGTCCGCTCGACTTGCCTGATCCGGTTGCTGCGATCCAGTTCCGAATGGAGCAGGAAGGCTTGTCTGCTAAAGACCTGGAGCCAATGATAGGCAAACGCAACCGAGTTTATGAAGTACTAAATCGTAAACGTCCTCTGACGTTAAAAATGATCTGGAGACTGCATCAGATGCTTGGCATACCCGCAGAGTCGCTTATAAAGCAACCGCTATAA
- a CDS encoding type II toxin-antitoxin system HigB family toxin, with translation MAWLSGVQLLNLGLMLNFDPMNASMLKGGRCAFNIAGNKYRLIVWISYPYRVVYVRFLGTHAQYDKIDAQTI, from the coding sequence ATGGCATGGCTCAGTGGCGTTCAACTGCTGAATTTAGGATTAATGCTTAATTTCGACCCTATGAACGCCAGCATGCTAAAAGGCGGAAGGTGTGCTTTCAATATTGCCGGAAACAAATACAGGCTGATCGTCTGGATAAGCTATCCATACCGGGTTGTGTATGTCCGTTTTTTGGGTACTCATGCTCAATATGACAAAATTGATGCGCAGACTATTTAA
- a CDS encoding IS4 family transposase, with amino-acid sequence MNKSSPEYLKLADQCLKQFAQTSEDALASLLSTEILNAFEKKSTSRVRDYPALKTLTLFMRQVSNEDKSCRKVLVQESLEQAANDEVSDKTKNDAYCKARKRLPEDQVKSLFQISGKRLDEESPESWLWHGRRVVIADGTTANMPDTTENQQLYPQSKSQKKEVGFPTVRMLAFITLGSGALIETAMGACEGKGSGEQSLMIQMIPNLNADDIVLGDAIFETYFILALLLIAGVDGVFEKNGARKIDFRKSFMKLGKKDALFRLERPPKPPWMSREFYDQWTPDHLIIRAIKTKNRIIVTTLIDAEAYPRSDISALYTKRWNIELDFRSIKTIMNMEMLRCKTPAMVRKEIYVHFLVYNLIRALMARVAKATEQVPRDVSFKAAKQTLNGARVLLLFCPNCTLNQVQAQMIVIIGEHKVGDRPGRSEPRAVKRRPKAFKKLQHSRAKARQLNKYKG; translated from the coding sequence ATGAACAAGTCTAGCCCAGAATATCTAAAACTCGCTGACCAATGTCTGAAGCAGTTTGCACAAACATCTGAAGACGCCTTGGCTTCTCTACTCTCCACAGAGATCCTGAATGCCTTTGAGAAAAAATCGACCTCCAGAGTTAGAGATTATCCAGCCCTGAAAACCCTTACTCTTTTTATGCGTCAGGTGTCCAATGAAGACAAGTCCTGCAGAAAGGTTCTTGTACAGGAGTCACTTGAACAAGCAGCAAATGACGAAGTGTCCGACAAAACCAAGAATGACGCCTACTGCAAAGCACGTAAACGGTTGCCGGAAGATCAGGTAAAGTCATTGTTTCAGATTTCAGGAAAACGACTGGATGAAGAAAGCCCGGAATCATGGTTGTGGCACGGTCGGCGGGTTGTTATTGCCGATGGAACCACTGCTAATATGCCTGACACGACTGAAAACCAACAGCTCTATCCCCAGTCAAAATCCCAAAAAAAAGAAGTAGGGTTCCCTACTGTCAGGATGCTTGCCTTTATCACGCTGGGAAGTGGAGCTCTCATTGAGACAGCCATGGGAGCTTGTGAGGGAAAAGGCAGTGGAGAGCAATCTCTGATGATACAAATGATCCCGAACTTGAATGCTGACGACATTGTGCTTGGCGATGCCATTTTCGAGACGTATTTCATCCTGGCACTTTTGCTTATAGCAGGTGTTGACGGTGTTTTTGAAAAAAATGGTGCGCGTAAAATCGACTTCAGAAAATCCTTCATGAAACTGGGAAAAAAAGATGCTTTATTCAGATTGGAGCGTCCTCCAAAACCACCCTGGATGAGCAGAGAGTTTTACGATCAGTGGACACCGGATCACCTGATTATCCGTGCCATTAAAACGAAGAATCGTATCATCGTTACCACATTGATTGATGCAGAAGCATATCCACGCTCTGACATTAGCGCACTGTACACCAAACGCTGGAATATTGAGTTGGACTTCAGATCCATCAAAACAATTATGAATATGGAGATGTTGCGCTGTAAGACTCCAGCGATGGTGCGTAAAGAAATTTATGTTCATTTTCTGGTTTACAATTTGATACGGGCATTAATGGCGCGAGTGGCCAAAGCCACAGAGCAAGTTCCGAGGGATGTGAGCTTCAAGGCAGCAAAACAGACGCTAAATGGGGCTCGGGTTTTACTGTTATTCTGTCCAAATTGCACTCTCAACCAGGTTCAAGCTCAAATGATAGTTATCATTGGAGAACATAAAGTTGGAGACCGACCGGGACGATCAGAACCAAGAGCTGTAAAGAGGCGACCAAAGGCATTTAAAAAGCTCCAGCACTCTAGGGCTAAAGCTCGTCAACTCAATAAGTACAAGGGGTGA
- a CDS encoding transposase, translating into MVRPPKPTPPKGELSEMEKDPLSVKLEVDSFDGKIHVEWEPEASVTPMGQLPFFIQFLKTGHRFEPWINDCPLTYKSPNAPQKVDVIGSLMLSILSGHKRYAHIGTIIGDKVNAQLLGMKKIVSDDSARRGLKKIDEDEGVEWMQKHLHLCFDPLLTIPWIMDVDVTVKTIYGHQEGAVNGYNPHKKGRPSHTYHSYMMANLKLILEVEVRPGNQSQSKYSLPGLMELLNRLPKRCWPEFVRGDCDWGSDRVMSELEDAGCHYLFKMKKHDNVKKAIGNAHCSGGWVKYDNHWEGKESVIKLSGWKKERRIIIVRRRRPENEIPMLEKGIKERQQTLALIEEPENIKAYEYSVLVTSLDNDIVSIINHYRNRADCENNFDEIKNQWGWGGYVTKDMARCRMLARMVALVYNWWTLYVRLSNPDSHKESITSRPLLMSSIGKLTHSGNQKKIKLTSQHRWMYKIAKLQSELCDFFDSIKSIAPQLNPINAWCRILTKAVSKFLKKGQVITMQPLIRSG; encoded by the coding sequence ATGGTTCGACCACCAAAACCCACTCCCCCAAAGGGTGAGTTGTCTGAAATGGAAAAAGATCCCTTATCCGTCAAACTCGAAGTCGATTCTTTCGACGGTAAAATTCATGTCGAGTGGGAGCCTGAAGCATCGGTCACCCCAATGGGACAGCTTCCTTTTTTTATACAGTTTTTAAAAACAGGTCACCGATTTGAACCCTGGATTAACGATTGCCCACTAACTTATAAAAGCCCAAACGCCCCTCAAAAAGTGGATGTGATTGGCTCATTAATGCTTTCCATTCTTTCAGGACATAAACGCTATGCGCATATCGGAACAATTATTGGTGATAAAGTAAACGCTCAGTTGCTCGGGATGAAAAAAATTGTCAGCGATGATTCTGCCAGGCGTGGTTTAAAGAAGATTGACGAAGATGAAGGCGTTGAATGGATGCAAAAACACCTCCATCTCTGTTTTGATCCGTTATTAACCATTCCATGGATTATGGATGTTGATGTTACCGTGAAAACCATTTATGGGCATCAGGAAGGAGCGGTTAATGGCTATAACCCACATAAGAAAGGGAGACCCTCTCATACTTACCACTCATATATGATGGCTAATCTTAAATTAATACTGGAGGTTGAAGTCAGACCCGGAAATCAAAGTCAAAGTAAATACTCTTTACCCGGTTTAATGGAGCTATTAAATCGACTTCCAAAACGCTGCTGGCCTGAATTTGTTCGTGGTGATTGTGATTGGGGAAGTGACCGGGTAATGAGCGAATTGGAAGATGCTGGTTGTCATTATCTTTTTAAAATGAAGAAGCACGACAACGTTAAGAAAGCCATAGGGAATGCACACTGTAGCGGAGGATGGGTAAAATACGACAACCATTGGGAGGGAAAAGAATCCGTAATTAAACTGTCAGGTTGGAAAAAAGAAAGACGCATAATTATTGTTCGAAGACGGCGTCCTGAAAATGAAATACCGATGTTGGAAAAAGGAATAAAAGAACGTCAACAAACGTTAGCATTAATAGAAGAGCCAGAAAATATAAAAGCTTACGAGTATTCGGTTCTGGTCACATCTCTTGATAATGATATAGTCTCGATCATTAATCATTATCGCAATAGGGCTGACTGTGAAAATAACTTTGATGAAATCAAAAACCAATGGGGCTGGGGCGGTTATGTAACAAAAGATATGGCAAGATGTCGAATGCTGGCCCGAATGGTTGCCTTGGTTTACAACTGGTGGACGCTATACGTTCGATTGAGTAATCCGGACTCCCATAAAGAATCAATTACCAGCCGTCCCTTATTAATGAGTTCAATTGGCAAGCTGACCCACTCTGGCAACCAAAAGAAAATAAAGCTGACAAGCCAGCATCGATGGATGTATAAAATTGCGAAATTACAAAGTGAACTGTGTGATTTTTTTGATTCAATCAAAAGTATCGCACCGCAGTTGAATCCAATTAACGCATGGTGTCGTATTTTAACGAAAGCGGTCTCAAAATTTTTGAAAAAAGGGCAGGTTATTACGATGCAACCATTAATTCGATCGGGCTAA